The Skermanella rosea sequence GGCGACCAGCGGCGCCGCGGCGACGCCGGCAAGAAGGCCGAGCATGCGGCGGCGGTTCAGCGGCGGGGAACAGGAGCACATGGGGAATAGATAGCCTGACGGTGGAGCGGAGCCAAGCCACCAACGGGCGGACGGGCATGCGGGTTGCGTGGGTCCGGTCCCGGCGTCCAGGTCCTTCCGGGAGCGTTCGCCCGGACGGACTGTTGGCCCAGGGGCTGAAGCCGTCATCGACCTGGAAGGGGGACAGGCCCATGGGCCATCTGGTGCTGCTCGGAGATTCCGTGTTCGACAATGCCGCCTATGTCGGGGGCGGCCCCGACGTGGTGGCGCAGCTGCGCGACCGTCTGCCGGCCGGGTGGCGGGCGACGCTGCGGGCGGTGGACGGCAGCCTGATCGGCGGCGTGGAACGGCAGCTCGACCGGCTTCCGGCGGATGCGACGCACCTGGTCGTCAGCACGGGCGGCAACGACGCGCTGGGCTACGCGAGCGTCCTGGAAGCCGGGGCGCGGTCGGTGGCGGAGGCGGTGGACAGGCTCGCCACCATCCGGGAACGGTTCGGCCGGGATTACGAAGCCATGCTCGACCGGGTGCTGGAGCGGGGCCTTCCCACTTCCGTCTGCACGATCTACGACACCCGGATACCGGAGCCCCGCCGGCGCCTGGTGGTGGCGGCGCTGTGCCTGCTGAACGACCGCATCACCCGCGCCGCCTTCGCCCGCGGGCTGCCGCTGGTGGACCTGCGCCTCGTCTGCGACCGGGACGAGGACTATGCCAATCCCATCGAACCGTCGGTGCGCGGCGGAGAGAAGATCGCTGCGGCGATCGCCGGTCTGGCGGTCGGGCCGATGTCGGGGGAGCCGGGCGGCGGTGGGGAGCGGTCAGTGGTGGCGGCGCGGTGAAGAGGGGGCGGGCGGGCGGGCCGGTGTTCGGAGGGATGAGAAAACACGTCCACCAGGCATTGCGCGGCGGCTTGGCATGGGCTATGGTCCGTCCCGTCGCTGGACCCGTAGCTCAGCTGGATAGAGCGCTGCCCTCCGAAGGCAGAGGTCGTACGTTCGAATCGTATCGGGTCCGCCACTTTTCCGGCCTTTCCGGGTCTAACATCCCGCTAAAATCCCACTACGATGGGCGAAGCGCCCCCGTCAGGTGTCAGTAAGCGCTGGAGCCTTCCTTGGTGTCCGGATGCGATACGTCCTTGGCGCTGTAGACGGTCAGCTGGGCGGCGATTTTGGTTCTGGCGCGGTCGCATGGGCTGGGTGTCTGGTAGGCCGGATTGGCGAGCTCAGGTTTTTCCCCGAGACGGGTCTGGACGACCTGGTCGGGTGACTGGCCGTCGAGGACGCGCTGTCGTCGTGCGTTGTAGGCAAGGTTGTAGCCGTGGAGCAGGCGTTCGAGGGCGCTGTGGGTGCCGATGCACATGAGCAGCACCTCCTGCCCGATGCGGCCGTTGAAGCGCTCGACCATGCCGTTGGTCTGGGGCGTGTACGGTTTGGTCTTGCGGTGGTCGATGCCCAGTTTGCGGCAGGCCGCCTCGAAGCCGTCAGCGGTGAAGCAGCTGCCGCGGTCGGTCAGGACATGGGTCACCTTGAAGGGGAAGGCGGCGGCCGCTTCTCTCAGGAAGGCCGTGGCGCAGGCTTCGGTTTCCTCGTCCTTGACGGCGAGGTGAACCTGCGCGAGGCACGGTCGATCGCGACGTAGAGGTAGCGCTTGCGCGGTCCGGAGCCGATCACGTGCAGCTTGGGCAGATGTTTGATGTCGATGTGCACGAAGCCGAGGTCGTACTCCTTGAACGGCTTGGTGACTTTCCTCGGGACGGAGGGAACCGGCAGTCGGCCCAGGCCTTCGGCTTTGAGGATGCGGTAGATGCTGTCGCGGTTGAGGTGGGGCAGGAAGTGGCGGAGCGTGAAGGTCAGGTCGTCGAGCGCGAAGCCGGTCATACGGCGCAGGTGGCAGACGATAGCGCGCTCCTCTTCGGTGGCCCGCCAGCGCAGGTGCATGGGACGCGAGGAGTGGTCCCGGCAATCCTCGGCGCCGCGCCTGCGCCACTTGCGGATGGTCTCGGTGCTGACGCCGTAGCGTTTGGCCAGCTCGCCCGAGGGCTCGGTCGAGCGAGCGATTTCGGCACGCACGGCCGGTGTGGTTCGGGCATTGGGATGGATCTGATACATGGGCAGGCCTCCATGGATCGTTCGACATCCGCCGCATGCCGATGATCAGGGTGTTCCGAACGGCGGTGGGCCCTCAAGCCTGGCCCTGCGGGCCCCCGCCGCTAGCGCGGCGGCTGCGGGCTTGACCGCCCACCGCCGTTCGGAAGATCCGGCTCTTCATCGAGTTCGACGGACCGGACTGGCTGGTGCTCCCGCGCGCCTAGTGGGCCGGCGAAGTGCCAGGCATAAGCCTCTATCGCCCAACAGACCCGATCCCAACAACGTTCCGCCACTACACACTTAGTATTACAGCCGGTCTTTATCGGTTTGGGTATGACGCCTCCAGTGGCAGCGGCGAGCGCGTTGTTGATGTCGTCGTCGCCAGAGTGACCAGGCGATAGCGGCGGTAGGACCGGGGCTTGGCCGGCCGGCGAGACTGGCGAGGAGGGTGCGGATCTCCGGAACGGTGAGCGGCAGAAGGTTGGCCTGAAGATCGACAGTCTCCGGCCCCCCCGATGGCCGCCGCTCGCACGACGGT is a genomic window containing:
- a CDS encoding SGNH/GDSL hydrolase family protein translates to MAQGLKPSSTWKGDRPMGHLVLLGDSVFDNAAYVGGGPDVVAQLRDRLPAGWRATLRAVDGSLIGGVERQLDRLPADATHLVVSTGGNDALGYASVLEAGARSVAEAVDRLATIRERFGRDYEAMLDRVLERGLPTSVCTIYDTRIPEPRRRLVVAALCLLNDRITRAAFARGLPLVDLRLVCDRDEDYANPIEPSVRGGEKIAAAIAGLAVGPMSGEPGGGGERSVVAAR